One Betta splendens chromosome 5, fBetSpl5.4, whole genome shotgun sequence genomic window, AATAACTTGTCATCACTGCATCCGCAGTCACAGCCTTGAATGtcttaaaaacaaaaccacttcACACCACGAGCCAAAAAGCATCTTCCTGCATCATGATGCTGTTATTCAATCCATTATGACTAAATGTGCTGTTGGACTAAATGCATTGTAACAGCTCTTCCCTGCTACACACATTCAGGCTGCTTTGCTCTATAGGCACTTATCTACTAGTCGCTGATCATTAGCTGATCTAAAAATGAACACATGACTCATCTGTCGCCTGCGTGTAAACGCATGCGTGAGCGTGTGCGCTGATGTTTGCTGAAGGTAACGCTCGGACGTGTCCGGTCCGTGATGGAAGCGGAGGCGTGGGAGGAGGAGCCTCGGCCGCAGCGTGAACTCCAGGTGGCCCGACTCCTCCTGCTGGACCACACTCTGAAGCCAGCATCTGACAGTCCACATTATtaccatttattatttattactcaCCATGCTGTGTTGTGGGAACCTATACCTCATAATATTTGTGCTCTCATCTCAAGCTGGGATCcagcttttgtttctgactgtggATGCAGCCTTTAATTATGCGCCTGGTTTCTGGCCCAGTTTCTTGCCGGTGACCGCTTCGTTGTAGTCGCTTTAAATTCTGCCCTTGTTTCCGCGGCTCCTTTGCATCCGCAGCGTAGAGCGATGCAGAAAAGGCATTTGTCTTTTCCCTCACACCGCCGACTTTCATGACTCACTTTaacaacaaacactgaaaaACAATATGGTTCCCGACGTGCTCATTAGCAGCTTCGTATCGTCTGTGCGACTTCTAATATGAGACATGAATCATACGTCCCCACGCGGAGGAGACTACATCTagttgtgcatttatttatggCATAGCAACAGTAAACTGAATGTGAGCAACCTGACGTTGTCCCATCACGACTGAATATGAGGAGCAGCAACAGGGAACTGGTGATCAATGGAGTCATCTCATTTAAAACCATCTTCATCTTCTGGGGAACATGAACATCCGCATGGAACAGCATCACAGACGGAGCTGAAGGTAATCAAATCTGGCCTTCACAGCCTCCAAGGCGTCGAGGACAGTGAGTCAGTCTGTCGCAGGTCCGACACCTTCTGAACACGCCGTCGCCCACACGCGTGTGTTTCCACAGTGACAGACATGAAGACACTGAGTCGTGCGTTCCCACCTTTGGCCCCTGTGTTTGAAGAGAAGCGCGTAAATCATTTAAACCAGCTACGAGTTGAAAGTGAAGGAGGTCAAGGTGGGAAAACGGATTTAACAGCAcacgcggctgctgctgctcctctgtcgggCCTCGCGTGTGCTTCACGTGACGCGGGTGAGCCTTTCTGTAGGATGTGACGCCGCCACCTTGTTCCTACGCTCTCTGCCATCCTGCATGCACAGAGGTGCATGCAGGATGGCGGACGCCTTCTGCACAATAAAGCAGCcaaggcagaggaggcggcagAGGGGAGGACTAGAAGAGGACAACAGATGCCTGCTGCTCACCTCAGCCCTGACCTGCAGCTCCGTGCAGCGATAAGCTGCTCCCGCACCATCAGAGCCAAGGTCAGCGGCCTGGAGGGTAGAACAGggctgcatcacacacacgcacatacgcacgcacggacgcacgcaggtacgcacatacacacacacacacacacgcatgcacacacacacatgcatgcacgcaggtacgcacatacacacacacacgcacacacacacacacacacatgcatgcacgcaggtacgcacacacacacacaaacacacatcaaggTTTGGTCCTTGATGTTGGCCTCACTATTCCACTCCACAGCATATTTGACAATCAGTAAATGCATAATAGGCAAAATCACTCCACACATGCACCAAATCTGTCCACCTACTggttcatttattaaaatatatttaaaaagtatTCTTCTCCTGTTCAGTGATTGATGCTTCGCTTTTCTGGGACGTCTGCTCTATTGCAGCGACTAATATATTCCATCGTAGTTCCCTCGCAGAACTGGAACAGAGGCTGGGTGAGTGGGTCTGCACTGCCTCACTGTACCATAAATCAGGCAGAGCACTGTATGCACGCGTGGAGAGCATTtatagcagcagcagaacactgtATGTGTGCTTCAGTGTGAGCTGCAGACGGGCTGAATATATTTAGTTACACATCCTTTGTTGGATCAGGTGCAATTctctgatttgatttgattggatttgattttatttgatGTAAGAAAGAAATATGATTAACTTTGTTCCTCTACGCCGTCTGTTATTAGAATTTTTTCCTTCTGGAATGTCCAAATATTCAGCTTCACACTGCATCAGgctttttaaaatcattttctATCCACTCGTCTTCAGTGCGAGTAACAGCCGTGACTTTTGCCCCTTGACATTTCACAGAGCACATGAGGAAAAGGCCGCTACGCGTCTATTCCCCGTTAACAGGGAGGACTTCAGTTTGCCCCCATCAATCATTTAATCAAATATTAGTGCCAACAATCAGTGCAGGAGCACGTGAACGCGTGTGCATTTGCTAATTTGTCTGAATTGTGCTGCTGCGGTCAGACACTGGCTGCGCTGAGGACGAGTCGTTGCTATTCAGGGCTCGTGAATGATTCTCTCTGCACAAAGAGGAGGCATAAACAGGGATTTGATGGgttatgtatgtatataccctCCCCACGTCCaattaaaatgctgcttttgCCTTCGCAACATTTGTGCAGCCGCCTTTTCACTGAGACGTGAGCCTGAATTTGAATGACCGCTGTTTTCTTCCAACACGAGAAGACTCGGACTCTGGAACGACAAGGCGACCGCTTCCAAAGTCTGGAAGTAAAAGTGCTGCAGTGGAGCCGGTACTTACAGGGGTGAAATCACAGCTCACAAAAGATCCCAGTGATCCCAGTTTGCGGGCTTAATACCTCCTTTATTCTGCCATTAGGCTTGGTTTTCTTTTATAATGCTGATTATAGATGGTTTATTCATCCTGTGAGGAGAAACCAATTTGCAAAACACCATTGGAATAAAGTGCAGTCGTTCATCTCAAGCTTAAACCTTTTTATTAAAGCTGCTTGTCAGTTTGTTTTCAATTATTGGTCATTGCCCAAACAAAGCACAACAGATCCATATGTACAGAAGCATAAAGTACcaggagcaaaataaatacatgatcacatttaatatatatataacttctctctctcctctcacactCGGAGCAGTGGTACGATGGCGTGCGCACTTTTAAAGTTTGAGGCAGAGAAATGGGAAATAACTGGCCACTGAATATCACGCCACAGACAGATGTTTCTGCAATAAGAGCTTGGTCGGCATTCTGTGCACATCACAGTAATCTACAGAGAAAGCAGTGCTGCAGTATCATACAGCCTATATACAGGGTGCGTTCAAATGCATGCATGTCCAGGCTGCAGTGACCCCTCGGTGACCTCACAGCGCGTGACGACTCATAGTCACGTTCCTCCATCTGCGTTTGCTCCAGTCGCCGCCCGCACAGTCCGCGGCTTCGCTCGTCGTCCGTCACCGGGATGTCAAATACgtggaaacaacacacacacactttgagaaCAACCAGGCTGTTGCATGGCAGCGACTCGGGCGCTCTGGGACGATAGAGCGGCTGTAGGGCGCAGCGAACCCTCGCAAGCGGCACAATAACGAGcagtcacacacagaggaaggttGAAGACGATGCTGGATGACGCCACAGATCCCGTCCCCCGTCGCTcccaaacacatacagtagaagcgtgtgtgtgtgtgtgtgtgtgtgtgtgtgtgtgtgtgtctttgcccGTGTGTTGGACCTGGCCGTTAGTTGTTACTCATAATCCACCAGGAAGCTGaggaaacacaggcagaacGAGAGTTAGCCACACGGAGCTCAGGGCGCTTTATGCTGAAAGGACACATTCAGCCACGCTTTCAGATTCGACTGTGTCCGTGACTGGATAATAATCAGGAGGAAAGCAGCTTGTCCAGTAATAACCAGTGGCACTATAATAGGAACAAGAGCAGTGGCCGGTGCTGGGCAGCCTGATATTTATTTCTCCCCATCGCTGATTAGCCGTCTTCGCCTCTGACGTGCACCTGGTGAACTGTGCACCTCTGGCGCTCCAATCAGCCCACCGCGGCCTCGCTCGCATCCTTCACAGCCCGCCGCACTCAGGCTCGGGGCACAGTAACCTACTAATGATGCCGTACTTTGAGAAAACAGGGAAGGTCTCGCTGTAAACAGACAAGGTGTTCTCTGAGAAGCCGCTTTTCTCAGAATACTGCATGAAGAAAGAGGCTGGAACTAATGAAAACTCAGCATGCAGGGAGGCAGAGGTCCTTCGCCATGGTTACCGGGCGCCGTCTCTCCTCACTTGTTGTGGGTAATCAAAGTTGGTCCGACAAATTTCATTTTCTCAGCTATGATTTCACGTGAACTTCAGTCCACTTCACCTAAATTAACAGCGACGTGCGTGTTGTGATTTCCACTTCAGAGACCTATTTTACTTTTGTCTTGGATTCATTATattcacccacacacagacaccaactAACAGTGAATTTGTGCAAGTCTCTGTGACGCACTTGTCGCCTAGGTCCAACTCTGACACTGTTTTCCATTAACAGatattttttttcagcttgtttacaCCAGCTTTTAAGAGTGACCCATATCTGATTCCTGTGGTAACTATTTCCTTCATTATTTGACCGGCAGGAACACGTGGACGTAAACAGCTGTGTACGGTAACCTAGCAACAACCAACTCCACACCTGCTTAAATCGCCATTTGTACTGGACGCACCGAGGCTGAAATGACAATAAGCGCCACAGTCAAGACCTGACAGCGTCCTGGCAGAGTTGTGTAGCGGTGATTCACGCCAATCTGCCATGTGTTGATGGTGGACGACACGAGGACGAGAAAACGAGGTGCGTGCGTCAGATGTTCAGTCATGTTGCCAAGAATAGTTTTGCTTATTTTCCACATGCAAATGGGTATGAGAAAAATCTAATATCCAGCGTTTCCAATAGTTTCCTTTGATCATACTTGTGTGTCAAAGTGTTTggaataaaatatttgttttattctaataTTTGAATCGTCTAGTATTTACTCATGCCTGGTAATTTTTTACCACTTTAACTGTGAAAACAGTTTCTAACTTACAAATGCAAGCTGTTGTCGAGACGTCCAGTGGATGAAAGTCTGTACTGTAGCACATCTGAGCATGCGACACATACAGGTAGACGCTAATGCGTTTAGGAGCTGAATGCGATGCAGGGAGCGGCTAATCGATTAGCCGCTTTCACTCGTCATCTGGCCAGTTGCACAGCAGGAGAGCGCAATGAGAGGAGGCAATGATTCACACAGCTGCAAATACTGGGAACGCTCCGAATAACTTAATGGCAGCATTTGACTTCAGTACAGAAATAACTTGTGCACCGCAGACCTGCTTTGGCAGGAAGCGTATCGATGAGCTGAGAATCTGGACAGTGCATTCATCATTAGTGGCTGTGCTGGTGGTAGGATACATCGGGCTACTGTGCTCAAACTGACCGCATGGAACAAAACAATCTGTAGTGACGCCTGTTGCACTCACGGAAAAATATCAAGACATTTTCCCAGATGCACCTTGACAAGCGTGCCGGAGATTTCAAATGGCAGCCGCCTAAATAGTACAAAACATCCTGCCTCAAAGTAAATGTCacatctgcttcctgctgcaacCACGTTTCACAGACAGCCAGTAAATGCAAATTACAACTgaggttttgtgtttcttttctcgTCAAGCAGAGTTTGCAGGATCAGTTAATGCACATACACGAGAATGCACTGACCTGGGATCAGCATGGTAGAAACCACCTCGGCGTCCTCCAACATGTCAATGACGCAGCGCTGGAAGTCTTTGCTGCCGTTTGACTGCAGGTAGCTACGAAGAGCGAAGGGAAAGAGAGAAATAGGTTAAAAGGTCAAAAAGCAAATGTAAAGCGATCTATAAATACAAAACAGGACGGTAAAATCTAATTTTACAACAAGCAAAATGAAGCTGCCCTTAGTTGTGATTCTATGGAAACAGAAAGGGCATTGGACATAGTGTATTGTGTATTTTAAGCCCAAAATCTATATTGTGCCATACAATACAACATAAAAAGCATAACAATCTGCATATTAATTAGCACTGGTGCGTTCTAAGCGTACAGTAAATATCATTAAAGATGCTGCAAGGAAGCATCTtggtgtgttttcctgtttgtgtgcacagaGAGCGGCCATCTGCTCGTTTTCACTGCTGGGGAACATTTCCATCAAAAAAAGTTGGGAGTGCCAAACGCTGTGCCAataagtgacacacacacacacacacacacacacacacacacacactgacctcatCCAGGAGATGCGGTCCTGCCAGAACTCATACATTATGTAACACGACTTTCCTGGGAGCTTCTGAACGGACACgctgacaggaggagagagcggggCGAGGGGAAGGAGGCAAAGTGAGACAGAAGACTTCAGACTTCAAACTTCAAACACGTGCATTCAACGTGTTGGAAATGGGCGGAAAAGCAGCGCAACAACAAGGCAATTAAAGAAAAAGAACGAGGTCGAGACTGGGTCACTGGGCGATGGGAAACTTCCTGCAAGAAGTTCGATCCAGCGTGATTGATGAGGACGCACGTGCGGCTCAGCGTTGATGAAAGCCGTGACGTCAGCACTCACTGCAGGTTGTCGGCCTGCGCCGAGGTGGCGTCCGTGTAGCTCCGCAGCACCTTCCGGAAGTTGTCCAGGCTCTCGTCGGTCACCGACATCTGCCGCTGCACGAGCAGGATGTTCTGttgacagagggggggggggcgcactGAGCCACTGCCTGCGCGTGCGCGTGACCTCCTGAGATGCGTTAACGCCGTGGAGCTGGAGAAGTTGGATGGCTTCACatctcttcagcagcagcagcgacgtgCGACGCATGCATTAATAAACGCGATGCATCTGTGCGTTGCTCCCACTTAAGGTTCCTTCTTAGTACTTTACTGAGCGGAGGCAGCAACCAAGTTAGAAGCAGACGGTAATTGCAAAAAGCATGAAAGCGAATTCACGGACCTTTCCTGCATGACAATGAATGAAAACGTAACAAACTGAAGGGAGGCGGCGTAATAACGGCGTTGCCATGATACCTCGCGGCTTTATTTCCACGCAGCTCGTCACTTTCTTTACATAAAACAGCAACGGCAGCAGCTTGGAGGCTTTTTCCTTCACAACAAAATGTgcgctgtttttttatttttatttttttattcgaGTTGAGCGGTGAAAGAGTCAGAACGCCGCCTTTCCGCATCTCCACCAAATGTACCGTGAAGTTGTCTAATGAGCGCTCTCCatcattaaccccccccccccctttttttccgGCTATAAATCAGCGGCGGAGCAAAATGGCAGCGATTCAACATCCGCGTCCGTGCGCGGCACCGCTCGACACAGCAGTGAGTCACCGCGAAGGGAAGTTGGGTTCACGCACTGTAGCTTGTGCTTCGACTCACCCGGCGATGAAATTTAACGATATGATGCCAATTTAACGGCTGTAAACTTTCTATGAAACcactgtattaaaaaaaatcctatGTTTTACTGCAGACTGGAAACAAGGTTCCACCCGTTATGAACAGGAGAGCAGGCATTCATTTTGCTTTATTGTTATAAATACTTGCTACAACTGTCACCATGGTTACCAATTACTGTACAACTGGtcgtcctgtttgtgtgttttcacacgtTTTCTACCCATCAAGTAGATAATGAGCCACTAATTTGTTTTGTCCGTATGCGCGCACAACTAAAAGCTGCTGGAGTGTTTTGAACTCGCGAGGATGCACTGAACCTTGTCCGCTTTTGGCTTTAAGTCATGACGTGTGTCGATTTTCACAGCAGGAGTCTAATTCCTGGTACAGGTGCTCCTGGTGTCTGAGCAACGAACAGATGTGCTGCTTGACATTTAGAATGTGGACAGTGAAGAAACAGGATGGCGAAAAGAGAACTGTTGGCGAATTTTGGGCCGCGCACAAACATAAAGCGTTCGGAACCCGAGGTGACTCCGCCCCCCCCTCTTTCATCTTACCGCACCTCTGCGTTTTGGCCACGCCCACTCAACAGCCAATCAATTCCCCTCACCTGCGCCTTCCTGTCTGCTAAACACACGCGTTTGTTTGTACCTTTCATCCAGCATGGCGATAAGACCGAAAAGAAGTAAACATGAGTTGAGAACCGAAGCAgactagtaaaagaaaagactccggtggtgcagagactggtgagtaAACCAAGCAGCGTTATCGACCTGTCTGTGAGGTGGACGCTACctttcagggacggattcaagCTGTTAAATGAGCCCGGAGCCTTTTGCTGCGTTCAAGTGTGGTCGGACATTAAAGTGTTTAAGATAAGACGTACAAAACATGAAGTCTCTAGctccaaaaatgaataaactcCGCCTCTGGGCTATTTCCTTAGGTTATATGCACATAgaataggtttgtttttaaatgcactgcaATTTTAAGGTGACATTGTGCCACAAATAAGACATGCAAGGAAGTCAAACCATGTTAAAGGTAAACTAAGGTCACGCAGAGTCAACACTGTAAATACTATTCAAGTGCAAAGGTCTCTGTGTGTTAGTTGGTTGTTTAGTAATAAGTTTGTTTTGGACCTTGCATCACTGAAACAATCACTAACTGCTCACAGTGAGTGACAAAACCCTGTAAAAGGACAGTGGTGTAAAAGCGAACGGCTGCGCCTCCACTTACAGACTTGTATGTGCTGGCCAGCGTGTCCTCCTTCAGCGGCTCCAGCTTGGGTCCCTGAAACGAGACGCCAGCGTTACACGTTCCACCCCGACACTCAAACTGTACGTCACGTGAGACGTGTAAATATAGACACGCTGCAAAGCCTCggggctgcagtgtgtgtgatttaattATCACACAGACGGGAGACGAGGCAGACGCAGCGCGGCTGTGGACGGAAATGGAAGATGTGACCACGGATTCAAAcgcgaatgaatgaatggaggaAATGGAGGACACACAATCAGGAATGAGGCGGCGTTCATATGAAAAAATACATATGAACGAGTTATTTGCcacacttttttattttgtgtgtgattattgtAATAAAGTACATGAATCCTCCTTGTGCGTGTAGAAAGTGAATGTATGTGAGGAAGATTAAATGGAGTGAGGTGGATAAAAGGTCCGCGTGATGGCGGTGGCATGGAGGGGTGGAGATGGATATTGCACTCAGAACATCCTGCAGGTTATGAGTTTCTTTGATATTGCACTCTGAGTCCCTCTGGGTTGACAAAACCTAGAaccagagaggggaaaaaagaatgCTTTGAGAGGCCGAACGGACGGGGCAGAATGAACATCAAACGGTGGGAATAGCGGGAGTTAataaagagaagagaagaggcgGCGAGAGAGTGAGATGGAGCAGAAAGATGGTGCGGGAGAGCGTGAACGGAGCAGCGAGGCTGAGGGAGCGGGTCAGAGGAGCCTTCGCCGCTCGCCTCGAACTGAGCGGAACACCGGGACGACACCAGCGTGCAGGCATGAAAACGAGCAGGACCCTTTCGGACCTCGCACTCCAgtttgtccagcagcagctgcagacggtTGATTTGGGAGCACCAGGTCTCGCCGTCCTGCGGACTCACACCTGAGAGACAGGAAAACGTCACAgtttaaaagtaaaacattcaGACTTTGATGGTTTAAGGAAAAATGTGAAGCTGAATGGGTCAGaacaatatatatttatgtaacaTACAGTGTAATGTAAAATGGAATTTAATTTAACTGAATTGTTATTTCCAGTTTGAGTATCACAAAAATAGACTTATGTGGCACAcagggcttttatttattttttttgttgacCTCAATAGCCTCAAAAGCCAAACATCAGCGGTGACGTGTCTCCTACCGTTGGTCAGGACGCCGGAGCAGGGATCTGATGGAGACATGCACAAGTTGTTATGGATCCTGCGACCGCAGCGCCTGCCATTCCTCTGTAGCGCTGTCAGCTCGGGttccttcacctccctcctgccatgacaacagcagAGACCCAGGGAGACACAcatcagacagagagacagcaactgtcaggaggggaggggggggggggcatcgaAGATATGGCAGACAGAGAGTCACATGGGAAATGAAGGGGAGGATAtgagactgaggaggaaaagtcgATGGAGACAGATCTGGGAGGTGATGTTTTAAATCACTGATTAAAATCAGGACAGACACAAGTTGGCGTGAGACGAGATGTCCAGAATAGAGGTGAAAACACTCAGCGAAGGGGCCGACTGCACAGCGGAGCTGATTGACCCGCGGGCGCCGTCACACGGTcgacaggcacacacacgcacacgcacgcacacgcgcagctCTGCGGGAGATGGAGGAGTGTTTGGTGTAAATGATGTCAAGGGCAGGACGTCAAAACCCTCCGCGTGCCTCAGAGAGCGTGAGACTGGAGACACATActgatgaagtgtgtgtgtgtgtgtgtgtgtgtgtgtgtgtgtgtgtgtgtgtgtgtgtgtgtgtgtgtgtgtgtgtgtgtctaaaggTCTGTGCATATTTGTTTTGGTCCTGTTAATGTTCTCgccccctccttctctctcgctctctattTCTCagtctgattgtgtgtgtgtgtgtgtgtgtgtgtgtgtgtgtttttgatgcctctgtgtgcgtgtgtgtgtgtgtctaaaggCCGGTCCACGTTTGTTTTGGTCCTGTTAATGTGCtcgccccctcctctctctcttgtcAGTCCGATTGTTGTGtgttatattgtgtgtgtgtgtgtgtgtgtgtgtgtgtgtgtgtgtgtgtgtgtgtgtgtgtgtgtgtgtcgcggTGGGAGAGCATTGCTTggagctcctcctgctgagaaCAGCCTGGAGCCCAAAGGCCACTGCAACCGTCGTCGAGCTGCTGAAGTGAAGCAAAGCAGGGAGGAATAAGCTGCTGCCTCTAATTTGGCCCCTCCCCACACTTAAACACTCCGAGTTTCTCTTCACTAAGTCTATTCCCAACAAAACAACTTGAAAGAGTTATTCGTGAGCAAAAGTCTCCACTTGGTGtccttctttttttaatctaccTCAGACTTTCATTCACTTCCCTCTGCATTCATCTCCCTTCGCGCTCTGTTTCTGCGTGACTCACGCTCTCTGTGCGGCGTTTCAATGCCACCCTTCGTCGTCCTTTCTTCCTCACCTCCCTCTCCGCCTCCCTCGGTCCCCTCTCGGTAATTCACCTTGGCTATAATCGCTCCATTATTTCCAATAATATGTGCCGACGCGGCACCCGGAGGCTGCAAACTTGGCTTCAGACTGGGCTTCAGACTAATCGCAGCGGTGATGAAACGGGACCTTGGTGTTTGGAAAAACGTCAGATATGAAAGCGCTTGGAAATCTGTTGTCCTGCAGTGGGATAAAtgtcattaaattaaattgggCGTATTTGATAAGCCGTGAATGAAAGCGTTGTTGTCAAAGCCTCTCCCGAGATCTGTGATGAGCCACAGTGCGAAGAGATGAACACGAGCCACAGCTTTTAAATCAAATCCCAAACTGGTGGCAGCGATttcaaagtgtttttgttttgcattcgATGAAAGTGTTTAACAGATATATTGCATTTCAAACCGTCTGAGCGAGGTCTGTACGGTTCATgtttactg contains:
- the necab3 gene encoding N-terminal EF-hand calcium-binding protein 1 — translated: MLACTEMITMCLQSAKQKHLRAQQQQQQQQQLLHSAGQGLTIFHDIFRRADKNDDGKLSFDEFNAYFADGILSTEELQELFFSIDGRQNNNLDTDKLSDYFSQHLGAYLNVLSALESLNVAILKAMDKTKEEYQGSSVLGQFVTRFMLRETSSQLQSLQRSLQCAMEAVEEQSGPDPREVKEPELTALQRNGRRCGRRIHNNLCMSPSDPCSGVLTNGVSPQDGETWCSQINRLQLLLDKLECEGPKLEPLKEDTLASTYKSNILLVQRQMSVTDESLDNFRKVLRSYTDATSAQADNLHVSVQKLPGKSCYIMYEFWQDRISWMSYLQSNGSKDFQRCVIDMLEDAEVVSTMLIPASWWIMSNN